A portion of the Glandiceps talaboti chromosome 13, keGlaTala1.1, whole genome shotgun sequence genome contains these proteins:
- the LOC144444626 gene encoding uncharacterized protein LOC144444626 isoform X1: MAEFKGNGERNVQYKVGQAPEIGVSDFSSSADVTISSKIFFCYCYNDRLKVENIVENLEIEYGIPCLLDVRDFVAGPPIIDNVLSAIRNCRKTVLVLSQSFCDSEWCKYEMLLGLQENITKGYTVMVPIVLEDCAIPDQITPLTCLDLSDEYFWGRFVEALTSDGPTGQNKIEHLSSNSSWRKQHQQAEKRPRLKIVSAPDGPVCTGFHTPHYPHPKSDHCIVLGVQEYEHTDDLTHHDFNEKDCEYCIKLLQVTSSTSTCLDSCSADQREVVQHLTTNSTPSFNVEISKHSKISEDTSGQPATVSSRFYRMWDGRKHQGSDELLYVGSDFMKPWMCTYWFRFFGKARLFELTFGLFRNGKDESPDMVDSLTVEVVTRGKRPIKARSVTNSVVFGMSLIDRQGIFKKKVYKDVVKEIYQATFTGDWKEMDKRFTSIYNHFKGKSADLQIILLCQRIDAYATHVCDLKLTRHMVQKAKKLLPKAENKQLLEAKISQTLGYAYRKHGQLGKAQKHLERAYQAMMLVKPCFFRGECLYHLTILNYEALNGQTIPPDQVYKDILFNVDKSIDLMQLESKMVTAVTLRVKIKKAQILAERSRNALCYNQGDTQINDHLNSAENLLQLIENCDDFQNNSLKYIECCLLQGKVSVCLGKGMFGMAKRHASHALDIAEETGFDKETIAITKILTDIQAKSAVEKIKPTLEILEDCLSDGYFGDCSSGPDEDQTSCRQCELNHLLYRKKKTLINDESIGDMNLANCNIGQSNFSIVDSQSTRNCSDDDSSNSCTSTFSLPFRSNTSGSDIPSTCSE, from the exons ATGGCGGAATTCAAAGGGAATGGTGAACGCAACGTTCAATACAAAGTTGGCCAAG CTCCTGAGATTGGTGTGTCCGATTTCTCATCATCTGCAGACGTTACGATAAGTTCCAAGATCTTCTTCTGTTACTGTTATAATGATAGGTTAAAAGTAGAAAACATCGTCGAAAATTTAGAGATCGAGTATGGTATACCATGTCTACTTGACGTCAGAGATTTTGTAGCTGGCCCACCTATCATCGACAACGTGCTAAGCGCCATCAGGAACTGTCGTAAAACAGTACTCGTACTATCGCAATCATTTTGCGACAGTGAATGGTGTAAATACGAGATGCTTCTTGGTCTACAAGAAAATATAACCAAAGGGTATACAGTGATGGTTCCCATCGTACTAGAAGATTGTGCTATTCCAGACCAAATTACTCCACTGACCTGTCTTGACCTCAGCGATGAGTACTTCTGGGGTCGGTTTGTTGAAGCTCTTACGTCAG ATGGACCGACTGGTCAAAACAAAATAGAGCACCTATCTTCGAATTCATCCTGGAGAAAACAACATCAACAAGCAG AAAAGAGACCCAGGTTGAAGATCGTCTCAGCTCCAGATGGACCTGTGTGTACAGGATTCCATACACCACATTATCCACACCCTAAATCAGATCACTGTATTGTACTTGGTGTTCAAGAGTATGAGCATACAGATGACCTGACCCATCATGATTTTAATGAAAAG GATTGTGAATATTGTATAAAACTATTGCAAGTAACAAGCTCGACATCAACTTGCCTGGATTCGTGTTCGGCCGATCAGAGAGAAGTAGTGCAGCATCTTACTACCAACTCAACGCCATCTTTTAATGTGGAAATTTCCAAACATTCAAAGATATCAGAGGACACCAGTGGACAGCCTGCGACTGTGTCCTCACGCTTCTACCGTATGTGGGATGGAAGAAAGCACCAAGGAAGTGACGAGTTATTATATGTGGGATCTGACTTCATGAAACCATGGATGTGTACCTATTGGTTCCGGTTCTTCGGGAAAGCTAGACTGTTTGAGTTGACCTTTGGCCTATTCAGAAATGGAAAAGATGAATCTCCCG ATATGGTCGATAGTCTTACTGTGGAAGTTGTCACAAGAGGAAAACGACCAATTAAAGCCAGAAGTGTTACAAACAGTGTAGTTTTTGGGATGTCGCTCATTGATCGTCAAG GCATCTTTAAAAAGAAGGTTTACAAGGATGTTGTTAAAGAAATCTATCAAGCAACATTTACAG GTGATTGGAAAGAAATGGACAAAAGATTTACATCTATATACAATCATTTCAAAGGAAAGTCTGCTGATCTACAAATTATACTTCTTTGTCAG AGAATAGATGCATATGCAACTCATGTTTGTGATCTGAAACTAACAAGACACATGGTCCAGAAAGCCAAAAAACTTCTCCCAAAGGCCGAAAATAAACAACTCTTAGAGGCGAAGATTTCTCAGACCCTTGGGTATGCTTACCGAAAACATGGCCAATTGGGTAAAGCACAAAAACATCTGGAAAGAGCTTATCAG GCAATGATGCTCGTCAAGCCTTGCTTCTTCCGGGGTGAATGCCTATATCATCTAACGATTTTGAATTACGAAGCACTCAATGGTCAGACAATTCCTCCTGACCAAGTGTACAAG GATATATTATTTAACGTTGATAAATCCATTGACTTGATGCAGTTAGAATCCAAGATGGTTACCGCAGTAACACTCcgtgtaaaaataaaaaaggcCCAGATTCTTGCTGAACGATCTCGTAATGCGCTTTGCTACAACCAGGGTGACACACAAATAAACGATCACCTGAATTCCGCGGAAAATCTTCTTCAATTGATCGAAAATTGTGACGACTTCCAAAAcaattctttgaaatatattgagTGCTGTTTACTCCAAGGAAAGGTATCTGTCTGTTTAGGGAAGGGGATGTTTGGTATGGCAAAGCGTCACGCTTCACATGCTCTTGATATTGCAGAAGAAACGGGATTTGACAAAGAAACAATAGCAATCACAAAGATACTAACTGATATTCAAGCAAAGAGTGCAGTTGAAAAAATCAAACCAACTTTAGAAATATTGGAAGATTGTTTAAGCGATGGGTATTTCGGTGACTGCAGCTCAGGACCGGATGAAGATCAAACGAGTTGTCGTCAGTGTGAACTGAATCATTTGTTGTATAGGAAGAAAAAAACACTCATCAACGATGAAAGCATAGGTGACATGAACCTTGCAAATTGTAATATTGGACAAAGCAATTTTAGTATCGTTGACTCCCAAAGTACGAGAAATTGCAGTGATGACGACAGTTCTAACTCATGCACTAGCACCTTCAGTCTACCATTCCGTAGTAATACCTCCGGTAGTGATATCCCAAGTACATGTAGTGAATGA
- the LOC144444626 gene encoding uncharacterized protein LOC144444626 isoform X2, whose product MAEFKGNGERNVQYKVGQAPEIGVSDFSSSADVTISSKIFFCYCYNDRLKVENIVENLEIEYGIPCLLDVRDFVAGPPIIDNVLSAIRNCRKTVLVLSQSFCDSEWCKYEMLLGLQENITKGYTVMVPIVLEDCAIPDQITPLTCLDLSDEYFWGRFVEALTSDGPTGQNKIEHLSSNSSWRKQHQQAEKRPRLKIVSAPDGPVCTGFHTPHYPHPKSDHCIVLGVQEYEHTDDLTHHDFNEKDCEYCIKLLQVTSSTSTCLDSCSADQREVVQHLTTNSTPSFNVEISKHSKISEDTSGQPATVSSRFYRMWDGRKHQGSDELLYVGSDFMKPWMCTYWFRFFGKARLFELTFGLFRNGKDESPDMVDSLTVEVVTRGKRPIKARSVTNSVVFGMSLIDRQGIFKKKVYKDVVKEIYQATFTGDWKEMDKRFTSIYNHFKGKSADLQIILLCQRIDAYATHVCDLKLTRHMVQKAKKLLPKAENKQLLEAKISQTLGYAYRKHGQLGKAQKHLERAYQVFN is encoded by the exons ATGGCGGAATTCAAAGGGAATGGTGAACGCAACGTTCAATACAAAGTTGGCCAAG CTCCTGAGATTGGTGTGTCCGATTTCTCATCATCTGCAGACGTTACGATAAGTTCCAAGATCTTCTTCTGTTACTGTTATAATGATAGGTTAAAAGTAGAAAACATCGTCGAAAATTTAGAGATCGAGTATGGTATACCATGTCTACTTGACGTCAGAGATTTTGTAGCTGGCCCACCTATCATCGACAACGTGCTAAGCGCCATCAGGAACTGTCGTAAAACAGTACTCGTACTATCGCAATCATTTTGCGACAGTGAATGGTGTAAATACGAGATGCTTCTTGGTCTACAAGAAAATATAACCAAAGGGTATACAGTGATGGTTCCCATCGTACTAGAAGATTGTGCTATTCCAGACCAAATTACTCCACTGACCTGTCTTGACCTCAGCGATGAGTACTTCTGGGGTCGGTTTGTTGAAGCTCTTACGTCAG ATGGACCGACTGGTCAAAACAAAATAGAGCACCTATCTTCGAATTCATCCTGGAGAAAACAACATCAACAAGCAG AAAAGAGACCCAGGTTGAAGATCGTCTCAGCTCCAGATGGACCTGTGTGTACAGGATTCCATACACCACATTATCCACACCCTAAATCAGATCACTGTATTGTACTTGGTGTTCAAGAGTATGAGCATACAGATGACCTGACCCATCATGATTTTAATGAAAAG GATTGTGAATATTGTATAAAACTATTGCAAGTAACAAGCTCGACATCAACTTGCCTGGATTCGTGTTCGGCCGATCAGAGAGAAGTAGTGCAGCATCTTACTACCAACTCAACGCCATCTTTTAATGTGGAAATTTCCAAACATTCAAAGATATCAGAGGACACCAGTGGACAGCCTGCGACTGTGTCCTCACGCTTCTACCGTATGTGGGATGGAAGAAAGCACCAAGGAAGTGACGAGTTATTATATGTGGGATCTGACTTCATGAAACCATGGATGTGTACCTATTGGTTCCGGTTCTTCGGGAAAGCTAGACTGTTTGAGTTGACCTTTGGCCTATTCAGAAATGGAAAAGATGAATCTCCCG ATATGGTCGATAGTCTTACTGTGGAAGTTGTCACAAGAGGAAAACGACCAATTAAAGCCAGAAGTGTTACAAACAGTGTAGTTTTTGGGATGTCGCTCATTGATCGTCAAG GCATCTTTAAAAAGAAGGTTTACAAGGATGTTGTTAAAGAAATCTATCAAGCAACATTTACAG GTGATTGGAAAGAAATGGACAAAAGATTTACATCTATATACAATCATTTCAAAGGAAAGTCTGCTGATCTACAAATTATACTTCTTTGTCAG AGAATAGATGCATATGCAACTCATGTTTGTGATCTGAAACTAACAAGACACATGGTCCAGAAAGCCAAAAAACTTCTCCCAAAGGCCGAAAATAAACAACTCTTAGAGGCGAAGATTTCTCAGACCCTTGGGTATGCTTACCGAAAACATGGCCAATTGGGTAAAGCACAAAAACATCTGGAAAGAGCTTATCAG GTATTCAACTAA
- the LOC144444343 gene encoding uncharacterized protein LOC144444343, protein MYPPTNSFIAYVISSYNITVVLILNRPQWQPTHQKRKNIIYTYWKLKSFEQASADVQQSISDVVNDDDDLKDTVEVLDYDGVNQRTLDSAYTVTAIVVIDSRQTRTLITPERRDPNVDHWDELNMLYREKTKPKGSILIMIYGDEWSKDLPGKELVAKSWQTVWKFNDETALSLVAKNRCFSIHDEFTEFQKEKMRKYIKFLPFIPQCRGSRFKAVVGDKATENYSKDIICNYLAKHPFMSSKIEQETAKGYQEVQVIRNLSFISTKKENEVLKTAFLCSDDVPELFDGLATEESKADLEQEDTSKLQDSKANENTEKKNGPRSLRNVLQGFRVTRVKKCTVLRPNLKLFSWYYADSSHHASVKRQLEKFIRNKVGITISNIKCDVLPLLPREDCLNSARALVENVVNETEDKLCTIEDLDDDEIIDLYRLYALTEDFELTKQRDKT, encoded by the exons ATGTATCCGCCTACAAATTCTTTCATTGCATACGTCATTTCCAGTTATAACATAACAGTGGTTTTAATTCTTAACAGACCACAATGGCAACCGACACACcagaaaagaaaaaacataatttatacgTACTGGAAACTCAAGTCTTTCGAACAAGCCTCGGCTGATGTCCAACAATCCATTTCGGACGTAGTTAACGACGATGACGATTTAAAAGACACCGTTGAAGTATTGGATTATGACGGAGTAAACCAACGTACACTCGACAGTGCCTACACCGTCACTGCTATAGTCGTCATCGACTCCCGTCAAACTCGTACCCTAATAACTCCGGAAAGACGCGACCCTAACGTCGATCATTGGGATGAACTCAATATGCTTTACCGTGAAAAGACAAAACCTAAAG GTTCAATTTTAATCATGATATATGGAGACGAGTGGTCCAAAGACCTCCCTGGCAAGGAGTTGGTTGCAAAGTCGTGGCAGACTGTTTGGAAATTCAACGATGAAACAGCTTTAAGTCTTGTCGCAAAGAACCGTTGCTTCTCTATTCATGATGAGTTTACAGAATTTCAAAAAGAGAAAATGaggaaatatatcaaatttcttCCATTTATTCCTCAATGCCGAGGCAGTCGTTTCAAAGCGGTTGTTGGCGACAAGGCTACagaaaattattcaaaagaCATAATATGTAATTACCTGGCAAAACACCCATTCATGTCAAGTAAGATTGAGCAAGAAACTGCGAAAGGATACCAAGAAGTACAAGTGATACGAAACTTGTCATTCATTAGCACCAAAAAGGAGAATGAAGTACTTAAGACAGCCTTCTTATGTAGTGACGATGTTCCAGAATTATTTGATGGACTAGCGACGGAAGAAAGCAAAGCAGATCTAGAGCAGGAAGATACTAGTAAACTGCAAGACTCAAAGGCAAATGAAAATACAGAGAAGAAGAATGGACCACGGTCATTGCGGAACGTGTTGCAGGGATTCCGGGTCACGAGAGTAAAGAAGTGTACTGTACTCCGCCCCAACTTAAAACTATTTTCATGGTATTATGCAGATAGTAGTCATCACGCCTCGGTAAAACGACAGCTTGAGAAGTTTATACGGAACAAAGTGG GAATAACCATCAGTAATATTAAATGTGATGTTCTGCCGCTATTGCCAAGAGAGGACTGTCTCAATAGTGCACGTGCACTGGTGGAGAATGTTGTCAATGAAACGGAGGATAAGTTATGCACTATTGAAGACTTGGACGATGATGAAATTATTGATCTGTACAGATTATATGCGTTAACGGAGGACTTTGAGCTGACGAAACAACGCGATAAAACATAA
- the LOC144444667 gene encoding uncharacterized protein LOC144444667 isoform X1 — protein MEHTKHIFFCYSDTDRVQVTNMVETLETDHGIHCLLDIRDYLGGKPKINNVISSIQDCSKTVFVLSKAFCDSSWCEYEMLLALEEYISMGMECLVPIILEDCDIPQSIKPLTCLDTRDSTFWNRFTEALESDNSRYLSSTIGRHHQDEIAEKRPRLKIVSAPDGPVCTGFHTPHYPHPKSDHCIVLGIQEYEHTDELAHHDFTLKNCDYAIKLKEVICNRPMEIDHKESPMEKCAGQKTSFQRKQSNIVNNSNNASEVCADNIRSSTRFYRVWDGLNSEMKTDLVGRRPESYKSWMHPFWFRFFGKARHFNIVFELYKNCNNEENMILIDSLTVPVRTKGKRPSKRENGVYRILCGIPPIENQGTLKKKDYEDAVGRMTEIQFEGRNTFLCNPRQSQRHVMLYGNGVCVYYSCWAL, from the exons ATGGAGCATACGAAACATATATTTTTCTGCTACAGTGACACGGACAGAGTGCAAGTTACAAACATGGTTGAAACGTTAGAGACAGATCATGGTATTCATTGCCTCTTGGATATCAGAGATTATTTAGGCGGGAAACCAAAGATAAACAATGTAATATCGTCTATTCAGGATTGTAGCAAGACTGTATTTGTATTGTCCAAAGCATTTTGCGACAGTTCGTGGTGTGAATATGAAATGCTTCTCGCtcttgaagagtatatctccATGGGTATGGAGTGTTTGGTTCCAATCATACTGGAGGACTGTGATATTCCACAGTCGATCAAGCCATTAACCTGTCTTGACACTCGGGATTCAACGTTCTGGAATCGATTTACTGAGGCCCTGGAGTCTG ACAACAGTCGTTATCTTTCGTCCACCATAGGACGCCATCACCAAGACGAAATAGCAG AAAAGAGACCCAGGTTGAAGATCGTCTCTGCTCCAGATGGACCTGTGTGTACAGGATTCCATACACCACATTATCCACACCCTAAATCAGATCACTGTATTGTACTTGGTATTCAAGAGTATGAACATACAGATGAACTGGCCCATCATGATTTTACTCTCAAG AATTGCGATTATGCCATCAAATTAAAAGAAGTAATCTGCAACAGACCAATGGAAATAGATCATAAAGAATCACCCATGGAGAAATGCGCTGGACAGAAAACATCATTCCAACGGAAGCAGTCTAACATCGttaacaacagcaacaacgCGTCAGAAGTCTGTGCAGACAATATCCGTTCATCAACGAGATTCTATCGAGTATGGGACGGTCTTAACAGCGAAATGAAGACAGATTTAGTTGGAAGACGACCAGAATCATATAAATCCTGGATGCATCCATTTTGGTTTCGGTTCTTCGGGAAAGCTCGTCATTtcaatattgtctttgaactgtacaaaaattgcaacaatgaggaaaatatga TACTCATAGACAGTCTAACTGTGCCGGTGCGCACTAAAGGAAAACGTCCAAGTAAACGAGAAAATGGAGTATATAGAATACTGTGTGGGATACCTCCCATTGAAAACCAAG GCACTCTGAAGAAGAAAGATTACGAGGATGCAGTTGGCAGGATGACAGAGATACAGTTCGAAGGTAGAAACACATTTCTTTGCAATCCCCGACAAAGTCAACGTCACGTCATGTTGTATGGAAATGGCGTATGCGTGTACTATAGTTGTTGGGCACTGTAG
- the LOC144444667 gene encoding uncharacterized protein LOC144444667 isoform X3 produces MEHTKHIFFCYSDTDRVQVTNMVETLETDHGIHCLLDIRDYLGGKPKINNVISSIQDCSKTVFVLSKAFCDSSWCEYEMLLALEEYISMGMECLVPIILEDCDIPQSIKPLTCLDTRDSTFWNRFTEALESEKRPRLKIVSAPDGPVCTGFHTPHYPHPKSDHCIVLGIQEYEHTDELAHHDFTLKNCDYAIKLKEVICNRPMEIDHKESPMEKCAGQKTSFQRKQSNIVNNSNNASEVCADNIRSSTRFYRVWDGLNSEMKTDLVGRRPESYKSWMHPFWFRFFGKARHFNIVFELYKNCNNEENMILIDSLTVPVRTKGKRPSKRENGVYRILCGIPPIENQGTLKKKDYEDAVGRMTEIQFEGRNTFLCNPRQSQRHVMLYGNGVCVYYSCWAL; encoded by the exons ATGGAGCATACGAAACATATATTTTTCTGCTACAGTGACACGGACAGAGTGCAAGTTACAAACATGGTTGAAACGTTAGAGACAGATCATGGTATTCATTGCCTCTTGGATATCAGAGATTATTTAGGCGGGAAACCAAAGATAAACAATGTAATATCGTCTATTCAGGATTGTAGCAAGACTGTATTTGTATTGTCCAAAGCATTTTGCGACAGTTCGTGGTGTGAATATGAAATGCTTCTCGCtcttgaagagtatatctccATGGGTATGGAGTGTTTGGTTCCAATCATACTGGAGGACTGTGATATTCCACAGTCGATCAAGCCATTAACCTGTCTTGACACTCGGGATTCAACGTTCTGGAATCGATTTACTGAGGCCCTGGAGTCTG AAAAGAGACCCAGGTTGAAGATCGTCTCTGCTCCAGATGGACCTGTGTGTACAGGATTCCATACACCACATTATCCACACCCTAAATCAGATCACTGTATTGTACTTGGTATTCAAGAGTATGAACATACAGATGAACTGGCCCATCATGATTTTACTCTCAAG AATTGCGATTATGCCATCAAATTAAAAGAAGTAATCTGCAACAGACCAATGGAAATAGATCATAAAGAATCACCCATGGAGAAATGCGCTGGACAGAAAACATCATTCCAACGGAAGCAGTCTAACATCGttaacaacagcaacaacgCGTCAGAAGTCTGTGCAGACAATATCCGTTCATCAACGAGATTCTATCGAGTATGGGACGGTCTTAACAGCGAAATGAAGACAGATTTAGTTGGAAGACGACCAGAATCATATAAATCCTGGATGCATCCATTTTGGTTTCGGTTCTTCGGGAAAGCTCGTCATTtcaatattgtctttgaactgtacaaaaattgcaacaatgaggaaaatatga TACTCATAGACAGTCTAACTGTGCCGGTGCGCACTAAAGGAAAACGTCCAAGTAAACGAGAAAATGGAGTATATAGAATACTGTGTGGGATACCTCCCATTGAAAACCAAG GCACTCTGAAGAAGAAAGATTACGAGGATGCAGTTGGCAGGATGACAGAGATACAGTTCGAAGGTAGAAACACATTTCTTTGCAATCCCCGACAAAGTCAACGTCACGTCATGTTGTATGGAAATGGCGTATGCGTGTACTATAGTTGTTGGGCACTGTAG
- the LOC144444667 gene encoding uncharacterized protein LOC144444667 isoform X2 codes for MEHTKHIFFCYSDTDRVQVTNMVETLETDHGIHCLLDIRDYLGGKPKINNVISSIQDCSKTVFVLSKAFCDSSWCEYEMLLALEEYISMGMECLVPIILEDCDIPQSIKPLTCLDTRDSTFWNRFTEALESGRHHQDEIAEKRPRLKIVSAPDGPVCTGFHTPHYPHPKSDHCIVLGIQEYEHTDELAHHDFTLKNCDYAIKLKEVICNRPMEIDHKESPMEKCAGQKTSFQRKQSNIVNNSNNASEVCADNIRSSTRFYRVWDGLNSEMKTDLVGRRPESYKSWMHPFWFRFFGKARHFNIVFELYKNCNNEENMILIDSLTVPVRTKGKRPSKRENGVYRILCGIPPIENQGTLKKKDYEDAVGRMTEIQFEGRNTFLCNPRQSQRHVMLYGNGVCVYYSCWAL; via the exons ATGGAGCATACGAAACATATATTTTTCTGCTACAGTGACACGGACAGAGTGCAAGTTACAAACATGGTTGAAACGTTAGAGACAGATCATGGTATTCATTGCCTCTTGGATATCAGAGATTATTTAGGCGGGAAACCAAAGATAAACAATGTAATATCGTCTATTCAGGATTGTAGCAAGACTGTATTTGTATTGTCCAAAGCATTTTGCGACAGTTCGTGGTGTGAATATGAAATGCTTCTCGCtcttgaagagtatatctccATGGGTATGGAGTGTTTGGTTCCAATCATACTGGAGGACTGTGATATTCCACAGTCGATCAAGCCATTAACCTGTCTTGACACTCGGGATTCAACGTTCTGGAATCGATTTACTGAGGCCCTGGAGTCTG GACGCCATCACCAAGACGAAATAGCAG AAAAGAGACCCAGGTTGAAGATCGTCTCTGCTCCAGATGGACCTGTGTGTACAGGATTCCATACACCACATTATCCACACCCTAAATCAGATCACTGTATTGTACTTGGTATTCAAGAGTATGAACATACAGATGAACTGGCCCATCATGATTTTACTCTCAAG AATTGCGATTATGCCATCAAATTAAAAGAAGTAATCTGCAACAGACCAATGGAAATAGATCATAAAGAATCACCCATGGAGAAATGCGCTGGACAGAAAACATCATTCCAACGGAAGCAGTCTAACATCGttaacaacagcaacaacgCGTCAGAAGTCTGTGCAGACAATATCCGTTCATCAACGAGATTCTATCGAGTATGGGACGGTCTTAACAGCGAAATGAAGACAGATTTAGTTGGAAGACGACCAGAATCATATAAATCCTGGATGCATCCATTTTGGTTTCGGTTCTTCGGGAAAGCTCGTCATTtcaatattgtctttgaactgtacaaaaattgcaacaatgaggaaaatatga TACTCATAGACAGTCTAACTGTGCCGGTGCGCACTAAAGGAAAACGTCCAAGTAAACGAGAAAATGGAGTATATAGAATACTGTGTGGGATACCTCCCATTGAAAACCAAG GCACTCTGAAGAAGAAAGATTACGAGGATGCAGTTGGCAGGATGACAGAGATACAGTTCGAAGGTAGAAACACATTTCTTTGCAATCCCCGACAAAGTCAACGTCACGTCATGTTGTATGGAAATGGCGTATGCGTGTACTATAGTTGTTGGGCACTGTAG